A window from Solanum stenotomum isolate F172 chromosome 7, ASM1918654v1, whole genome shotgun sequence encodes these proteins:
- the LOC125869819 gene encoding LOW QUALITY PROTEIN: uncharacterized protein LOC125869819 (The sequence of the model RefSeq protein was modified relative to this genomic sequence to represent the inferred CDS: deleted 1 base in 1 codon), translating to MDNPILRKRLHALTSSLNHIGDAIGNALEEGRTIVENKTADIIQETRKLHITRKLGTNSDEQNHVSTLNSQRQQSSTQTNHEDQLKASRDVAMATAAKGKLLLREVKTVKADVAFAKLRCCQLEEENKILRESCEKGDNPADDDMIRLQLETLLAEKGRLAHENSVYARENRFLREIVEYHQLTMKDHVVYLDEGIEQVSRMHSTSPPKPH from the exons ATGGATAACCCGATACTGCGCAAACGCCTCCATGCACTCACATCTTCTTTGAACCACATTGGTGATGCCATTGGAAATGCATTGGAG GAGGGACGTACAATTGTTGAGAACAAGACCGCTGACATTATTCAAGAGACACGCAAACTGCACATCACGAGAAAATTAGGTACCAACTCTGACGAGCAAAATCATGTCTCTACTCTAAATAGCCAAAGGCAGCAATCCTCAACACAAACCAATCATGAAGATCAACTAAAGGCATCTCGTGAT GTGGCGATGGCAACTGCTGCTAAAGGGAAGCTTCTTCTACGAGAGGTGAAAACTGTT AAAGCAGATGTTGCTTTTGCAAAACTTAGATGTTGTcagcttgaagaagaaaataaaatcctTCGGGAGTCTTGTGAAAAGGGAGACAATCCTGCAGATGATGACATG ATACGGCTTCAACTTGAGACACTATTAGCAGAGAAGGGTCGTCTTGCACATGAGAATTCTGTGTACGCTCGTGAGAATCGCTTCTTAAGAGAGATTGTGGAGTATCACCAATTAACTATGAAAGATCATGTTGTGTATCTGGATGAAGGCATTGAACAAGTGTCAAGGATGCATTCTACTTCCCCTCCAAAACCTCACTAA
- the LOC125869820 gene encoding uncharacterized protein LOC125869820: MVDKDKGKSKKSVNLKKKFKANAMRRPTGVVISDEPSRVNISKRASVSTTHSTHQSHNASTHVAPQSGYTISTPIVVPSSGYQTLQGYSHLGRGSNIPSVSASQCNSLNTSIGSIGLSNLHIESNGSEPNTPTTQHSDAHGPQLGDRDNFRRLVIEPLGYNLRPDVGMAKIILKCIGTHYNGVYPNWSSIPLNAQGQMFNEFKRKQNA, translated from the exons ATGGTAGATAAAGACAAGGGTAAATCAAAAAAATCCGTTAATctgaaaaagaaatttaaggcCAATGCTATGAGAAGGCCCACTGGGGTCGTGATATCTGATGAGCCCTCTCgagttaatatttcaaaaagagCCTCAGTTTCAACTACTCACTCGACACACCAGTCACATAATGCCTCTACTCATGTGGCTCCACAATCTGGTTATACTATATCTACACCCATTGTGGTACCTAGTTCGGGTTACCAAACATTGCAGGGCTATTCACATCTTGGTCGTGGGTCTAACATACCATCAGTTAGTGCTAGTCAGTGCAATAGTTTGAATACTAGTATTGGATCAATTGGACTTTCCAATCTTCATATTGAATCCAATGGCTCAGAGCCTAATACTCCCACCACCCAGCACTCAGATGCACATGGTCCTCAGCTAGGCGATAGAGACAATTTTCGGAGACTCGTCATTGAGCCATTAGGATACAA CTTACGTCCGGATGTGGGTATGGCaaagattattttaaagtgcATCGGAACTCACTATAATGGTGTGTATCCGAATTGGAGTTCGATTCCACTTAACGCCCAAGGGCAAATGTTCAATGAATTTAag AGAAAACAGAATGCCTAA